One stretch of Thermococcus sp. DNA includes these proteins:
- a CDS encoding ABC transporter permease, which translates to MREEYEMGILDRISDRLIDGFASFMDLFKKDWKRRNQSRIKEWKLMAYAVNRSPPTLLGLLIVIVYIFIGIFGPYLTPWPYDFFPVTYNYSTQLAPPGSTYFLNVTQLQNGYIIHYTTYIHYLLGSDTYGRDVLSILLAGARTALVLDIFIILIGPTMGIIFGLISGYYGGKVDETIMRITDMFLAFPGLILAIALSAVLPGRIQSFLNAHIWAQIIVLKLFALHPRDVNNLGKLLAVFVALVIVWWPGYARITRGSTLTERESLYVEAARAIGLPTRTILFRHILPNIIGPILVMITMDFGNIILTEAGLSFLGLGAVPPIPDWGNLINQGSQQFPQAWWLVAFPGLVIVTVVLGWNLLGDGLRDILDPRTRRSLEFKLKKKSKGGETSA; encoded by the coding sequence ATCAGAGAAGAGTACGAGATGGGAATACTAGACAGGATCAGTGACAGGCTTATAGACGGTTTTGCATCCTTCATGGACCTCTTTAAGAAAGACTGGAAGAGGAGAAACCAGTCAAGGATCAAAGAGTGGAAACTGATGGCGTACGCGGTCAACCGTTCGCCTCCAACGTTGCTTGGCCTTCTCATTGTGATTGTTTACATCTTCATAGGGATTTTTGGGCCTTACCTCACCCCCTGGCCCTACGACTTCTTCCCTGTCACCTACAACTACTCAACCCAGCTCGCACCTCCTGGCTCAACCTACTTCCTAAACGTTACACAGCTCCAGAACGGCTACATCATCCACTATACCACCTACATCCATTATCTGTTGGGTTCTGACACGTACGGAAGGGACGTACTGAGCATACTCCTGGCAGGAGCCAGGACTGCCCTGGTTCTGGACATCTTCATCATCCTAATAGGCCCAACGATGGGAATAATCTTCGGTCTGATATCAGGCTACTACGGCGGAAAGGTTGACGAGACCATAATGCGTATTACGGACATGTTCCTGGCATTCCCAGGACTTATACTGGCGATAGCGCTCTCAGCAGTATTACCTGGCAGGATTCAGAGCTTTCTCAACGCTCATATATGGGCCCAGATCATAGTCCTGAAGCTATTCGCGCTACATCCCAGAGACGTCAACAACCTTGGAAAACTCCTAGCCGTTTTCGTGGCTTTGGTCATCGTCTGGTGGCCCGGCTACGCAAGGATAACGCGTGGTTCAACACTGACCGAAAGGGAGAGCCTCTACGTGGAGGCAGCCCGCGCAATAGGCCTTCCAACCAGGACGATACTCTTCAGACATATACTCCCCAACATCATCGGTCCCATCCTCGTCATGATTACGATGGACTTTGGCAACATAATCCTAACAGAGGCAGGCCTCAGCTTCCTCGGACTCGGTGCCGTTCCACCGATACCTGACTGGGGTAACCTGATCAATCAGGGCTCCCAGCAGTTCCCACAAGCATGGTGGCTCGTTGCCTTCCCAGGACTCGTGATAGTCACGGTGGTCCTCGGCTGGAACCTACTCGGCGACGGTCTGAGGGACATACTCGACCCGAGGACGAGGAGAAGCTTAGAGTTCAAGCTCAAGAAGAAGTCCAAAGGAGGTGAGACCAGTGCCTGA
- a CDS encoding ABC transporter ATP-binding protein: MPEPIIEIKNLSVYFYTYAGVVKAIENVSFDIYRGETLALVGETGCGKSVTSRAIAKLIESPGKIVNGQVIYHRDDGSTVDLLKLDDEGIREIRGNEIAYIFQDPHSSLDPLYTVGYQIGEAMEVHEKVKNIKEGVSKAVNILREVLIPDPENRVKDYPHELSGGMKQRVVIGVGIANNPRLLIADEPTTALDVTVQAQILELLNELKRKYNATVLLITHNLGVVAETAQRVVVMYAGKVVEMGTVDQIFHNPLHPYTVALLRAVPNPLGKIEKLESIPGTVPNLITPPKGCRFHPRCPFAEERCRKEVPKLKEIEPGHFVACHRY, encoded by the coding sequence GTGCCTGAGCCGATAATTGAGATCAAAAACCTCAGTGTTTACTTCTACACATACGCCGGCGTTGTCAAGGCAATAGAGAACGTCTCCTTCGACATCTACCGCGGTGAAACACTGGCCCTCGTTGGCGAGACAGGCTGTGGGAAGAGCGTTACCTCGAGGGCAATAGCAAAACTCATCGAGAGCCCCGGAAAGATAGTGAACGGTCAAGTGATTTACCATCGCGACGATGGTTCGACCGTTGATCTGCTTAAACTGGATGACGAAGGCATAAGGGAGATCAGGGGCAATGAGATAGCCTACATCTTCCAGGATCCGCACTCGTCACTCGATCCCCTCTACACCGTCGGCTATCAGATAGGGGAGGCCATGGAGGTCCACGAAAAGGTTAAGAACATAAAGGAGGGGGTGTCAAAGGCCGTTAACATACTCAGAGAAGTTCTGATACCCGACCCCGAGAACAGGGTCAAGGACTACCCCCACGAACTCTCCGGTGGGATGAAGCAGAGGGTGGTCATAGGAGTGGGCATAGCCAACAACCCGAGGCTCCTCATAGCGGACGAGCCGACCACGGCCCTCGACGTTACCGTCCAAGCCCAGATACTCGAGTTGCTCAACGAGCTGAAGAGAAAGTACAACGCCACCGTTCTGTTGATAACCCACAACCTCGGTGTTGTGGCAGAAACCGCCCAGCGCGTCGTCGTCATGTACGCCGGGAAGGTCGTTGAGATGGGCACCGTTGACCAGATATTCCACAACCCGCTCCATCCCTACACAGTCGCACTCCTGAGGGCGGTCCCGAATCCCCTTGGAAAGATAGAGAAGCTCGAGAGTATCCCCGGAACGGTTCCAAACCTCATCACGCCACCAAAGGGTTGCCGCTTCCATCCAAGATGCCCCTTTGCCGAGGAGCGCTGTAGAAAGGAAGTGCCAAAGCTCAAGGAGATAGAACCGGGCCATTTCGTGGCCTGCCACAGGTACTGA